The genomic region GTCAGTGATTGGGGTGAAGTCGTAACAAGGTAGCCGTAGGAGAACCTGCGGCTGGATCACCTCCTTTCTAAGGAAAGAAAGAAGTGGATAACTTTTTCCTATTCAATTGTGAGTGACCTATAATTGGAAGGTTACTTAAGGATATAGATCTTTGAAAATTGTATATAAATAGTAAAGATGCGAAAGGTAGCAAGTTAAATTATTAGCAATAGTAATTTAAGAGCTGGAAGAATATAGAAAGAAAAATAGGTCAAGCTACTAAGAGCGCACAGAGGATGACTTGGCATCAGGAGCTGATGAAGGACGTGATAAGCTGCGATAAGCTACGGGTAGACGCAAATAGTCATGGATCCGTAGATTTCCGAATGGGGGAACCCACATAGTGAGAGACTATGTATCTAGTAATGAATTAATAGTTATTAGAAGGTAGACGCAGGGAACTGAAACATCTAAGTACCTGTAGGAAGAGAAAGAAATATCGATTCCCTAAGTAGTGGCGAGCGAAAGGGGAAGAGCCCAAACCCAAGGAAACTTGGGGGTTGAGGGGGTCTATAATTGAGAAAGTAGGTTAGATGAATATAGATGGAAATCTAAGCCGAAGAGTGTAATAGCCACGTAATTTAAAACTGAAATTGAGAGAGACTTACCCAGAGTACCACGAGACACGAGGAACCTTGTGGGAAGCAGGGTGGACCACCACCCAAGGCTAAATACTACCTGATGACCGATAGAGGAGTAGTACCGTGAGGGAAAGGTGAAAAGAACCCCGGGAGGGGAGTGAAATAGAACCTGAAACTGTGTGCTTACAACCGCTCAGAGCACGTAATATGTGTGATGAGGTGCTTTTTGTAGAACGAGCCAACGAGTTACGATGTGTAGCGAGATTAAGGTCTTAAGGACTGTAGTCGAAGAGAAATCGAGTGTTAATAGCGCGAATAGTTGCATGTTGTAGACCCGAAACCGGGTGACCTATCCATGATCAGGTTGAAGCGAAGGTAAAACTTCGTGGAGGACCGAACCACGTTGGTGTTGAAAAACCATGGGATGAATTGTGGATAGCGGAGAAATTCCAATCGAACTCGGAGATAGCTGGTTCTCCCCGAAATAGCTTTAGGGCTAGCGTTAATACATAGAATATAGGAGGTAGAGCACTAAATGGGCTAGGGGCCGTAAGGTTACCGAACCTTATTAAACTCCGAATGCCTATATTTGTTTATTAGCAGTCAGTCTAAGAGTGATAAGATTCTTGGACAAAAGGGAAAAAGCCCAGATCACCAGCTAAGGTCCCAAAGTATGAGTTAAGTGGTAAAGGATGTGGAGATTCTAAGACAACTAGGATGTTGGCTTAGAAGCAGCCATTCATTTAAAGAGTGCGTAATAGCTCACTAGTCGAGAGTTTCTGCGCCGAAGATAAACGGGGCTAAAACTCATCACCGAAGCTGTGGAATGGAAACATTGGTAGGGGAGCGTTGTATAAGAGTTGAAGCTAAAGCGGGAGCAATAGTGGATTTTATACAAGAGAGAATGTTGGCATAAGTAGCGAGAATTAGGTGAGAATCCTAATGGTCGAAAGCCTAAGGTTTCCTGGGGAAGGTTCGTCCGCCCAGGGTAAGTCGGGACCTAAGCTGAGGTCGAAAGGCGTAAGTGATGGATAATCGGTAGATATTCCGATACCACTAATTATTGATTGATCGATGGAGGGAAGCAGAAGGATAGGATAGCCAACAGATGGAGGTTGGTCTAAGAGAAGAGATAGCATGTAGAGGCAAATCCATATATGCGATTAAGTTGATTCTTTATGGGGAGACGAATGAGTTGAAGTATCTGATTTCACACTGACGAGAAAAACTTCTAGGTAGATAATTAGTGCCCGTACCACAAACCGACACAGGTAGGCGAGGTGAGAATCCAAAGACCAGCGGAAGAATTGCAGTTAAGGAACTCGGCAAATTGACCCCGTAAGTTAGCGAGAAGGGGTGCCATAGAGATATGGTCGCAGAGAATAGGCCCAAGCAACTGTTTATCAAAAACACAGGTCTCTGCAAAAGCGAAAGCTTAAGTATAGGGGCTGACGCCTGCCCGGTGCTGGAAGGTTAAGGGGAGCTGTTATCGTAAGAGAAGCAGTGAACTTAAGCCCCAGTAAACGGCGGCCGTAACTATAACGGTCCTAAGGTAGCGAAATTCCTTGTCAGGTAAGTTCTGACCCGCACGAATGGCGTAATGACTTGGGCGCTGTCTCAACTGCAAATCCGGCGAAATTGTAGTGCAAGTGAAGATGCTTGCTACCCGCGATTGGACGGAAAGACCCCGTAGAGCTTTACTGTAATTTAGCATTGAGTTTTGGTAATATTTGTACAGGATAGGTGGGAGACTGGGAATCTAGATCGTCAGATTTAGAGGAGTCGATGTTGGGATACCACCCTGATATTGCTGAAATTCTAACTGGGATCCATGAACTGGGTACAGGACACTGTTAGATGGGCAGTTTGACTGGGGCGGTCGCCTCCAAAAGAGTAACGGAGGCGTTCAAAGGTTTCTTCAGAAGGGATGGAAATCCTTCGTAGAGCGTAAAGGCATAAAGAAGCTTGACTGCGACACCTACAAGTGGAGCAGGTACGAAAGTAGGACTTAGTGATCCGGTGGTACCTCGTGGGAGGGCCATCGCTCAACGGATAAAAGCTACCTCGGGGATAACAGGCTGATCTCCCCCAAGAGTTCACATCGACGGGGAGGTTTGGCACCTCGATGTCGGCTCGTCGCATCCTGGGGCTGAAGTAGGTCCCAAGGGTTGGGCTGTTCGCCCATTAAAGCGGCACGCGAGCTGGGTTCAGAACGTCGTGAGACAGTTCGGTCCCTATCCGTCGCGGGCGCAGGAGATTTGAGAGGAGCTGTCCTTAGTACGAGAGGACCGGGATGGACTAACCAATGGTGAACCAGTTGTTCCGCCAGGAGCACGGCTGGGTAGCTAAGTTAGGAAGGGATAAACGCTGAAGGCATCTAAGCGTGAAGCCCACCTTAAGATAAGATCTCCCATAGCGTAAGCTAGTAAGACCCCTTGAAGAACACAAGGTTGATAGGTAAAAGGTGTAAGTATGGTAACATATTTAGCTGATTTATACTAATAGGTCGAGGGCTTGACCAAAATTAGCAATATATTATTTATATACAATTTTGAGAGATTAAAATATTTCTCAATATCTGGTGATTATAACGTGTAGGCAACACCCCTATCCATACCGAACAGGAAGGTTAAGCTACACTGTGCTGATGGTACTATAGGGTTACCCCTATGGAAGAGTAAGTCATTGCCAGTTTGTTTTAGAAGTAAGAGCATCGCTCTTACTTCTTTTTGTTGTTTTTTTGAAATATAGAATTTCTGATATCCTTGAATTTAGGAAATATTTTTTTGAAAAGTAGATATATATTTTTATTTGAAATTAATGTATATTCTCCTATAAATTCAACAAAATCGCCATTAAACATCTTTTTGAATCTATATAGTCCATATAATGGATTATCCTCATTTAAATCTCCAGAAACACCTCTAAAATCATATATATAGCAGTTATTATCTATGCTATCTTTAATCATTTTATATTGCATTAAAAAATTTGGCATTGTATCCCTTAAAATATTGTGGGATGCTCCATATAGATACCAAGCCTTATTACCCCAGGTTAAATATATTGCACCTGATAAGTAGATTTCTTTATTTTTATATACAGAAATTGTATTTAATTTATTTTCAAGTGACGTTAATTGAAGTTCATTGTTTTTTATTTCTTTATTTTTATTATCTATTTTAGATTTAATTTTAATGATCTTTTTTTCATCTGTTGTAGAGTTTAAGGATTCTTTTAAATTTATTAATTTTAATTTTATATTATCTAAAGTAATTTTACAGTTATTTAGTTTCTTGTAAATATTATTTTTATCAGTTTCATATGAATATTTTACTAGATAGAGTTTACAATAAGGATTTAGAGTTTTTAGCATATCTAAGAAGTATTCTTTTTTTCTGACTATAAAATTATCACGCTTACCTGTTATATTCATAAGTTCTTGAAATATATCAAGTTTATTTTCTTTTAGTGTATATTGAAAGTGTAGCTTTCAACACTGAGTCCACGTTCAATTCCAATTTTTATATTGTATCTTGCTTTACTTGAAAAACTATTTAATATATCTAGTTTGATTTCATCGTTTGTTTTATTTTCGCATTTTGTATTTAAATTTAATCTAAATACAAAATTAGGCTGAATATTCTCGAAATTTTTTGAACTATTTTCAATATACCCAAGTTTTTTAAGATTTGATATAATATCTTTATTTTCAATTATGTCATTAGTATTTTCCCTAATATGTATATCAGGATCTATTGTAATAAAGGCTATTTTATTATTTTTAGAGTATGTTCTAAGGTATGAAGTAAATTCTTCTAGAAGAGAAAAGTTTTTATAGTCACATACAAAACCACGAGGTATATATCCTATATTTTTATTTAATATTGGCAAATTTCTTGTTAGTATGATACAAGATAATACAATATTGTTTTTGTTATCTAATCCTAATATTGATTTGCTTGTCCATTCTTTTTTAAAGCTTCCCCAATATGTAGTTTGGAAGATATGACCTTTAGTAGAATTAAATGAAAAGTTATTTAACTCTTCAGGACTACCTTCTCTAAATGTATAAGCCATTTAAGAACTCCTTCCAATTATAGTCAGTTAATAGTATATAGTAAAAAAAAAACATTTTCAATAAAAGAGAATTATAATATAATCTTTATAAATTAATTTATATGGGAGGATTTATATGGTTTTATATATAGTAGGAACTCCAATAGGAAATATGAAGGATATTACTTATAGAGCTATAGAGATATTTAATAAATGTGATATTATACTATGTGAAGATACTAGGTGTTCTCTTAAACTTTTAAACTATTATGGTATAAAGAAGAAACTGATATCTTACCATAAATTTAATGAATTTAAATTATTAGATAGGATTGTATTGGAGATTAAGTGTGGTGTTAAGTATGCTATGATAAGTGATGCTGGTATGCCTTGTATAAGTGATCCAGGTCAAATTCTTGTCAATAGATGTATAGAGGAAGGTATAAGTGTAGATGTTATTCCAGGGGCTTGTGCTGTTATAAATGGTAAAATACTGAGTGGATTTAATAATGAGATGTTTACGTTTATAGGTTTTTTACCAAGAGAATC from Candidatus Arthromitus sp. SFB-mouse-Japan harbors:
- a CDS encoding peptidoglycan bridge formation glycyltransferase FemA/FemB family protein, yielding MNITGKRDNFIVRKKEYFLDMLKTLNPYCKLYLVKYSYETDKNNIYKKLNNCKITLDNIKLKLINLKESLNSTTDEKKIIKIKSKIDNKNKEIKNNELQLTSLENKLNTISVYKNKEIYLSGAIYLTWGNKAWYLYGASHNILRDTMPNFLMQYKMIKDSIDNNCYIYDFRGVSGDLNEDNPLYGLYRFKKMFNGDFVEFIGEYTLISNKNIYLLFKKIFPKFKDIRNSIFQKNNKKK
- a CDS encoding lipid II:glycine glycyltransferase FemX, giving the protein MAYTFREGSPEELNNFSFNSTKGHIFQTTYWGSFKKEWTSKSILGLDNKNNIVLSCIILTRNLPILNKNIGYIPRGFVCDYKNFSLLEEFTSYLRTYSKNNKIAFITIDPDIHIRENTNDIIENKDIISNLKKLGYIENSSKNFENIQPNFVFRLNLNTKCENKTNDEIKLDILNSFSSKARYNIKIGIERGLSVESYTFNIH